A genomic window from Ischnura elegans chromosome 10, ioIscEleg1.1, whole genome shotgun sequence includes:
- the LOC124166652 gene encoding uncharacterized protein LOC124166652: MPFPQTFWDLISPNGNYCKVKSDENLTKYFINLANPIGHIKPEHSGDFVENQPKLTAEGAPADSFIMSQAKMNGTERRKLGAATEPEPRKSEPKGDRKAVARDEIVRGQDDRDGKTQCLTLLESIVRKMKCITDSIEHGRDDDSGCAKGSGDNVADPSEQRHTDEEMGRIEYSGDTVKEISKQVEEKISEDSIQEYVPVGVEIPKVTSEAEESEIELPDVESIGLSATSDEFDGIDLPDQDVLRSASLESIESFSKYALDVKEIDFEKYDY; this comes from the exons ATGCCCTTTCCTCAAACTTTTTGGGATCTGATCTCACCTAATGGAAACTATTGTAAG GTGAAATCTGATGAGAACCtcacgaaatatttcatcaacTTGGCCAACCCAATTGGGCACATTAAGCCGGAACACAGCGGAGATTTCGTAGAAAACCAGCCCAAGTTAACAGCAGAGGGTGCACCAGCCGACTCATTCATCATGAGTCAGGCTAAGATGAACGGGACGGAAAGGAGGAAGCTTGGTGCAGCAACGGAGCCGGAACCTAGAAAGAGTGAGCCCAAAGGTGACAGGAAAGCAGTGGCTAGGGACGAAATCGTACGGGGACAGGACGACCGTGATGGTAAAACGCAGTGCCTCACCCTGCTGGAATCCATTGTGAGGAAGATGAAATGCATAACAGACAGCATAGAACACGGAAGGGACGACGACAGTGGCTGCGCTAAAGGTAGCGGAGACAACGTAGCAGACCCATCCGAACAGAG ACACACAGACGAGGAAATGGGTAGGATTGAGTATAGCGGCGATACCGTCAAGGAAATCAGTAAGCAGGTGGAGGAGAAAATTTCGGAGGATTCGATCCAAGAGTACGTTCCTGTCGGTGTGGAAATCCCAAAAGTGACGAGCGAAGCGGAGGAGAGTGAAATAGAACTCCCGGACGTCGAGAGCATCGGGTTATCGGCCACGAGCGATGAGTTCGATGGCATTGATCTGCCCGATCAAGATGTCTTGCGGAGTGCCTCGCTCGAATCCATCGAAAGCTTCAGCAAATACGCCTTAGATGTGAaggaaatagattttgaaaagtaCGACTACTAG